AGATGCCACATCCTGACGTTGTCTCTTGGACAACGTTGATTAGTGGTTACTCACAATCGGGATACATTGATGATGCTCGTAAGGTGTTTGATTTAATGCCAGAGAAGAACCCTGCTACTTGGAACGCAATGATAGCAGCGTATGTCCAAAGTAACCATTTCCATGAAGCGTTTTTATTGTTTAATGAAATGCGATCAAGCCAAATCAAATTAGACAAATTTGTTGCTGCTAGTATGTTATCCGCTTGTACAGGGCTAGGAGCATTGAAACAAGGGGAATGGATACATGATAATATCAAGAAAAGCGGAATTGAAATTGACACAAAACTCGCAACAACCATCATTGATATGTACTGCAAATGCGGGTCCCTTGAAAAGGCGTTTGAAACCTTCAACAGTTTAAAAACAAAAGGAGTTTCTTCATGGAATTGCATGATTGGGGGATTTGCGATGCACGGAAAAGGAGCTGCCGCCATTGATCTTTTCAAGAAAATGGAAAATGATTCGGTACCACCAGACTACATTACGTTTGTTAACTTATTAAGCGCGTGTGCTCATTCAGGGTTAGTCAAAGAAGGTCAACATTATTTCCAATACATGGTCAAAGTCCACGGTATTACACCGGGAATGGAGCATTACGGATGCTTGGTTGACTTACTTGGGCGGGCCGGGCTATTAAACGAAGCAATGAAGCTCATAAAAGATATGCCAATGAATCCGGACGTTGGTGTGATGGGTGCTCTTCTTGGTGCATGTAAAATACATGGAAACATTGAGTTAGGCGAAAAAATAGGAAAACTAGTTATAGAATTGGAACCTAATAATAGCGGGCGATATGTATTATTAGCAAATATATACGCAGCCGCATCAAAATGGGAAGAAGTTGCAAACATTAGGAAATTGATGAATGATAGAGGAGTTAAAAAAGCTCCCGGCTTTTCGTTAATTGAAATGGGAGGTGTTGTTAATGAGTTTATTGCAGGTGGGCGAGCTCATCCTGATTCGAAAGATATATACGAAAAGGTTAAACAAATGTTGTCGAGCATTAAATCGATTGGTTATATGCCTGAACCTGAGAGTTTGTTGCATGAAATTAGTGAAGAAGATGGCGAAAATCCGTTGTTTTACCATAGTGAGAAACTTGCGATTGCGTTTGGTTTGTTGAAGGCGAAACCAGGGGAAGTTTTAAGGATTACTAAGAATTTGCGGGTGTGTAAAGATTGTCACGAGGCGAGTAAACTGATTTCTAAATTTTTCGATAGGGAAATAATTGTGAGAGATCGAAGTAGGTTTCATCATTTTAGAGGTGGTGTATGTTCTTGTAATGATTATTGGTGATTTTGAACAAACTGTAAACTGTTTATGTTATATTATATCACTTGAAACCAGATTTATTGCAAAAAACTGGTACTCCTTAGTCCTTATCATTGCAATATAGAATTATTATCTTTTTATGTTTGATCCCAAATGCATAATATGCATTACTTCATCACTACAATAGGTCCTTAAATCCGGTTTATCAGATATAGTTTATTTTAACCTGGTTCATAAAAGAAAAATAAATGGAAGATTTCGGTCACTAGATCCATCTGCAGAATTTCATTCATAAGGGCAATGCCTATAGAGCCTAAAAGAACTCGATGTCTACTTGCGTACAAAGGAAACAAGTTTGCGTGAAGATCAAATTTAATTGCTAGATTAAGTAAATGTTTAAAGGATAAACAAGAACAATTAGACTAGCAATATCTTTCAACTGCATTTAAATCATTTACATTTTTGACTTCAGTATCAAGGCAATGGTTCTTGTGAATCTCCCAAACGAGACAGATGAAGATATGCATCTGTTCCTGCAAAACCACAAGACAACATGTTATTTCCAAGTAACCATATATGTGACAGCAACCCAAATCACAACGTGAGTTACATGTAGAAGTGGCAAACTGGGTGAGGTTTGTAACGATAAACACATGTAAGTATTGGTACGTGTCAAAATGGGTCGGGACAAATACCAAAATAATTTGTCAGCTTTGATTTTTCTGAATTATACATACGTAATCAGCTAAATGTTATTACAAACTATGCAATTACAAATATAATGCAACTCATCTTAATAATATGATTTGGGAGGTACATACATAGTTAATAATACTTGGGATGATTATAACAGGTTCAACCCATATAATATGTTCATTCCTTTCGTTCTGTTTTGGTTTGATTATCAATAAGAACCCTTCGGTTTCTATCAGACTCAATAGCGATGCAGGATAATCAAATGGATGCATTTAtaggtaaatgggtcaaaatttccATCTGTCTAGTTAGAACTATAACTTTGTTAACTGCATTAGTCACAGATTGGGTTTAGTCATAGATTGGGTTCAGTACCTAACTTAGTACAAAAGTGAAAGTCTGTTGCCTATCCGTTCCATTAACCCTTTATTGTAAACATGTTATTGGGTCTACCTGCTATTTTGGGCTTACGACGCTACAAGGTAAATATATCCTACTCATGAGTAATTTATATTAAATATCCACTCTATAGAACATTTATTATACTTTCCAATTTCCATAGTGTTAGATCAGTTAAACAATTTAGACATGTACCATCGACTTTAGTACATGTGTAGGATAAGCAGGCAATTATCGTCTTTTCTTGATCAAATAATACGAAAGTAAAAATTCATACTTTGGaacattacaaaaaaaaaaaaaaaaaaaaaaaaaaaaaaaaaaaaaaacagagtgAAATAATGCTTATATTAAGTATAACATACCATATCCTTCCATGGAAATAATCTGCAGATCACCTCCAAAATATCGAGCATACAATCGACTTATAGGAAGCCCATAACCATAACCTGCCATTGTCGCTATATCCGCAGTTGCAAGATCCGACCGCTCATCAAGTGGATTTTTGGCAGTACTGTATAGATATGTAAATATTTTCGGCAGACCACTTCTTGGTATACCACCACCCTCATCAGATATCTacaataacatacacataatcttcTAATTTAGTCGTGTAGAAACATTTTTTTAATAAATTCATAAAACGATCTATTAACTCAAACACAACATGCCTTAATTGTAACATCTTCCAACCCATCTGCAACGATTATTCGTATCGGAGGTGCAATTTTGTCTGAGTCCATAAACCGCTCCTCAACAGCACGCAATGAATTTTTTACCAACTCAAACACCATCAAATGCAAGTGATTCGGGACATATCTGTGAGATTCAAGGTTGTAAAATGGTCGTTGATAACATGCAAAAGCCAAAATGTGTCATTTTTAGTGATCGGGTCAGCTTTGGTTGACATAAAAATACGTTCTTATCTATACAACAAATGTGTATTAGACTTTGGGTGACTCTCAACTCGTTTGACCTTATGAGATAAAACACAACCCCTTCGTTCATTCAATTTTTTAATATTATTTGGCGCTTATG
The window above is part of the Rutidosis leptorrhynchoides isolate AG116_Rl617_1_P2 chromosome 1, CSIRO_AGI_Rlap_v1, whole genome shotgun sequence genome. Proteins encoded here:
- the LOC139860008 gene encoding pentatricopeptide repeat-containing protein At5g66520 isoform X1, translating into MVNIMPINGLCISCEPSKLPFLFPYNNSNSSFKNKSRRYWKCISALTHVKSNNPPKYNNSVTKRFEMSDVQDSQKGLHMLKLHQGLESCSSIDELKQYHSRIIRLGLSSDNDAMGRIIKFCAISRNGDLYYALKVFDKMPHPDAFIYNTIFRGYVQFQLAKECMYFYLQMLERSVTPNKFSFPPVIRACTFDNAIEEGKQLHAQILKFGYHSDGFSQNNLIHMYVSFKSLEEARKVFEKMPHPDVVSWTTLISGYSQSGYIDDARKVFDLMPEKNPATWNAMIAAYVQSNHFHEAFLLFNEMRSSQIKLDKFVAASMLSACTGLGALKQGEWIHDNIKKSGIEIDTKLATTIIDMYCKCGSLEKAFETFNSLKTKGVSSWNCMIGGFAMHGKGAAAIDLFKKMENDSVPPDYITFVNLLSACAHSGLVKEGQHYFQYMVKVHGITPGMEHYGCLVDLLGRAGLLNEAMKLIKDMPMNPDVGVMGALLGACKIHGNIELGEKIGKLVIELEPNNSGRYVLLANIYAAASKWEEVANIRKLMNDRGVKKAPGFSLIEMGGVVNEFIAGGRAHPDSKDIYEKVKQMLSSIKSIGYMPEPESLLHEISEEDGENPLFYHSEKLAIAFGLLKAKPGEVLRITKNLRVCKDCHEASKLISKFFDREIIVRDRSRFHHFRGGVCSCNDYW
- the LOC139860008 gene encoding pentatricopeptide repeat-containing protein At5g66520 isoform X2; the protein is MGRIIKFCAISRNGDLYYALKVFDKMPHPDAFIYNTIFRGYVQFQLAKECMYFYLQMLERSVTPNKFSFPPVIRACTFDNAIEEGKQLHAQILKFGYHSDGFSQNNLIHMYVSFKSLEEARKVFEKMPHPDVVSWTTLISGYSQSGYIDDARKVFDLMPEKNPATWNAMIAAYVQSNHFHEAFLLFNEMRSSQIKLDKFVAASMLSACTGLGALKQGEWIHDNIKKSGIEIDTKLATTIIDMYCKCGSLEKAFETFNSLKTKGVSSWNCMIGGFAMHGKGAAAIDLFKKMENDSVPPDYITFVNLLSACAHSGLVKEGQHYFQYMVKVHGITPGMEHYGCLVDLLGRAGLLNEAMKLIKDMPMNPDVGVMGALLGACKIHGNIELGEKIGKLVIELEPNNSGRYVLLANIYAAASKWEEVANIRKLMNDRGVKKAPGFSLIEMGGVVNEFIAGGRAHPDSKDIYEKVKQMLSSIKSIGYMPEPESLLHEISEEDGENPLFYHSEKLAIAFGLLKAKPGEVLRITKNLRVCKDCHEASKLISKFFDREIIVRDRSRFHHFRGGVCSCNDYW